A stretch of the Candidatus Poribacteria bacterium genome encodes the following:
- a CDS encoding CRISPR system precrRNA processing endoribonuclease RAMP protein Cas6: MLQNFRFARYSFTYTVQESLRMPQNKGNVFRGGFGYLLHHITCVGTAQECEKRCRFPERCVYSKCFETPVPDDSPMLRGQPYAPHPFILEPPRTGKSDFAPGDTFTCNLTLIGEAINLLPWMVFTFDQMGKRRIGLQGERGQCQLDSVESLSAHGNDPPQTIYTAASEMLTDDGIVLRLADVMHATPHTADTIELKFLTPTSIKVDGKWTSRLTFEHLIRNLLRRIRFLNYFHCGEDVDAEVDAHGLIVTAQSVSHQSCLQWLQRGRYSHRAKARIPMSGFIGTIRFEGDITPFLPFIFLGESLHIGHHTAFGYGQYRVIDMR; this comes from the coding sequence ATGCTCCAAAACTTCCGCTTTGCACGCTACAGCTTCACCTATACCGTCCAAGAATCGCTGAGGATGCCACAAAACAAGGGCAATGTCTTCCGGGGTGGGTTCGGGTATCTCCTGCACCACATTACGTGCGTCGGCACCGCACAGGAGTGTGAGAAACGGTGTCGGTTCCCAGAACGGTGCGTCTACTCCAAATGTTTTGAAACACCCGTGCCGGACGACAGTCCGATGCTCCGAGGTCAACCGTATGCACCGCACCCGTTTATCCTTGAGCCACCCCGCACTGGGAAATCGGACTTCGCACCGGGGGATACCTTCACCTGCAACCTGACGCTTATCGGCGAGGCAATCAACCTGTTGCCGTGGATGGTGTTTACCTTCGATCAGATGGGGAAACGACGGATCGGTCTCCAAGGGGAACGCGGGCAGTGTCAACTGGATAGCGTCGAAAGTCTGTCCGCACATGGTAACGATCCGCCTCAGACCATTTACACAGCAGCCTCTGAAATGCTGACGGATGACGGCATCGTTCTTCGACTTGCGGATGTAATGCACGCCACGCCTCACACCGCCGATACGATTGAACTGAAATTTCTTACACCTACGAGTATCAAGGTCGACGGGAAGTGGACGAGTAGACTTACGTTTGAACACCTCATCCGGAATCTACTCCGGCGGATCCGGTTCCTGAATTATTTTCATTGTGGGGAAGACGTGGACGCGGAGGTGGATGCACACGGTTTGATTGTGACGGCGCAGTCGGTTTCACATCAATCTTGTTTGCAGTGGCTGCAGCGGGGTCGCTACTCTCACCGCGCGAAAGCAAGGATTCCAATGAGTGGATTCATAGGCACCATCCGTTTTGAAGGTGACATAACTCCCTTCCTCCCCTTTATTTTTCTCGGGGAGTCCTTGCACATCGGGCATCACACGGCTTTCGGGTATGGACAGTATCGAGTCATTGACATGCGATGA